In one window of Gemmatimonadota bacterium DNA:
- a CDS encoding sodium-translocating pyrophosphatase → MAKVNRRLAPWLAAVVLVANLALVAAPLMAQDAGAAAPVTEHRPGGEVNLQLPDLGTVEFLGINGHDILLSGLVVCVLGLLFGLWSYNAVKKLPVHRSMAEVSALIYETCKAYLVQQGKFLLGLFAFIAVVILVYFRITGLEWGKIAIILVFGLIGMAGSYGVAWYGIRINTLANSRTAFASLAGKGYPVYAIPLRAGMSVGMMLISVELLFMLAILLFVPNTVAGACFLGFAIGESLGAAALRIAGGIFTKIADIGSDLMKVVFKIKEDDARNPGVIADCTGDNAGDSVGPTADGFETYGVTGVALISFIVLAVNDPSVQVQLLVWIFLMRVMMVLASAGSYLVNEAMAKAKYGNAVKFDFEHPLTSLVWITSIVSVILTFVLSKLIIPTLGPQLDPSMWWKLSAVITCGTLAGAIIPEMVKVFTSTNSRHVREVVTSSREGGASLNILSGLVAGNFSAYWLGMAIMALMALAFGVSTQGLADFMKAPAIFAFGLVAFGFLGMGPVTIAVDSYGPVTDNAQSVYELSVIETLPNIKQEVKKDYGIDVNFEVAKELLEENDGAGNTFKATAKPVLIGTAVVGATTMIFSIIMALTHGLTQGMENLSILHPPFLLGLITGGAVIYWFTGASMQAVTTGAYRAVEYIKANIKLEGSEKASVADSRKVVEICTQYAQKGMFNIFLGVFFSTLAFAFVEPFFFIGYLISIAIFGLYQAIFMANAGGAWDNAKKIVETELKAKGTPLHDASVVGDTVGDPFKDTSSVAMNPVIKFTTLFGLLAVELGVYLAESQGPMLGHALSAVFFLVSTVFVYRSFYGMRIESN, encoded by the coding sequence ATGGCCAAGGTGAATCGCCGCCTGGCGCCGTGGCTGGCCGCCGTGGTGCTGGTGGCCAACCTCGCGCTCGTCGCGGCCCCCCTCATGGCGCAGGACGCCGGGGCTGCCGCCCCGGTCACCGAGCACCGGCCCGGCGGCGAGGTCAACCTCCAGCTGCCCGACCTGGGCACGGTGGAGTTCCTCGGCATCAACGGCCACGACATTCTGCTCTCGGGCCTGGTGGTCTGCGTGCTGGGCCTCCTGTTCGGGCTGTGGAGCTACAACGCCGTCAAGAAGCTGCCGGTGCACCGGTCGATGGCCGAGGTCTCGGCGCTCATCTACGAGACCTGCAAGGCGTACCTGGTGCAGCAGGGCAAGTTCCTGCTGGGCCTGTTCGCCTTCATTGCGGTGGTGATCCTGGTCTACTTCCGGATCACGGGGCTCGAGTGGGGGAAGATCGCGATCATCCTGGTGTTCGGGCTGATCGGCATGGCGGGCAGCTACGGGGTGGCGTGGTACGGCATCCGCATCAACACCCTGGCCAACAGCCGGACCGCCTTCGCCAGCCTCGCGGGCAAGGGCTACCCGGTCTACGCCATCCCGCTGCGCGCGGGGATGAGCGTCGGGATGATGCTGATCTCGGTCGAGCTGCTGTTCATGCTGGCGATCCTGCTGTTCGTGCCCAACACGGTGGCGGGCGCCTGCTTCCTCGGCTTCGCGATCGGCGAGTCGCTGGGCGCCGCGGCGCTCCGGATTGCCGGTGGCATCTTCACCAAGATCGCCGACATCGGCTCCGACCTGATGAAGGTCGTGTTCAAGATCAAGGAAGATGACGCCCGGAATCCCGGCGTCATCGCGGACTGCACCGGCGACAACGCCGGCGACTCGGTGGGCCCCACCGCCGACGGCTTCGAGACCTACGGCGTCACCGGCGTGGCGCTGATCTCGTTCATCGTCCTGGCGGTGAACGACCCGAGCGTGCAGGTGCAGCTGCTGGTCTGGATCTTCCTGATGCGCGTGATGATGGTCCTGGCCAGCGCCGGCAGCTACCTCGTCAACGAGGCGATGGCCAAGGCCAAGTACGGCAACGCGGTCAAGTTCGACTTCGAGCACCCCCTCACCTCGCTGGTCTGGATCACCTCGATCGTGTCGGTGATCCTGACCTTCGTGCTCTCCAAGCTGATCATCCCGACCCTCGGCCCCCAGCTCGATCCGTCGATGTGGTGGAAGCTGTCGGCGGTGATCACCTGCGGCACCCTGGCCGGCGCCATCATCCCGGAGATGGTCAAGGTCTTCACCTCCACCAACTCGCGGCACGTGCGCGAGGTGGTGACCAGCTCCCGTGAGGGCGGCGCGTCGCTCAACATCCTCTCCGGCCTGGTGGCGGGCAACTTCTCCGCCTACTGGCTCGGCATGGCGATCATGGCGCTGATGGCCCTCGCCTTTGGCGTCAGCACCCAGGGCCTCGCCGACTTCATGAAGGCCCCGGCGATCTTCGCCTTCGGCCTGGTGGCCTTCGGCTTCCTGGGCATGGGCCCGGTGACCATCGCGGTCGACAGCTACGGCCCGGTCACCGACAACGCCCAGTCGGTGTACGAGCTCTCGGTGATCGAGACGCTGCCGAACATCAAGCAGGAGGTCAAGAAGGACTACGGCATCGACGTGAACTTCGAGGTGGCCAAGGAGCTGCTCGAGGAGAACGACGGCGCCGGGAACACCTTCAAGGCCACGGCCAAGCCGGTGCTCATCGGCACGGCGGTGGTCGGCGCCACCACGATGATCTTCTCGATCATCATGGCCCTGACCCACGGCCTCACCCAGGGCATGGAGAACCTCTCCATTCTGCACCCGCCGTTCCTGCTGGGCCTGATCACCGGCGGCGCCGTGATCTACTGGTTCACCGGCGCCTCGATGCAGGCGGTCACCACCGGCGCCTACCGCGCGGTGGAGTACATCAAGGCCAACATCAAGCTGGAAGGCAGCGAGAAGGCCTCGGTGGCCGACAGCCGCAAGGTCGTCGAGATCTGCACCCAGTACGCCCAGAAGGGGATGTTCAATATCTTCCTCGGCGTGTTCTTCTCCACCCTGGCCTTCGCCTTCGTGGAGCCGTTCTTCTTCATCGGCTACCTGATCTCGATCGCCATCTTCGGGCTGTACCAGGCCATCTTCATGGCCAACGCCGGCGGCGCCTGGGACAACGCCAAGAAGATCGTGGAGACCGAGCTCAAGGCGAAGGGCACCCCGCTGCACGACGCGTCGGTCGTGGGCGACACGGTCGGCGACCCGTTCAAGGACACCTCGTCGGTGGCCATGAACCCGGTCATCAAGTTCACCACGCTCTTCGGGCTGCTCGCCGTGGAGCTGGGCGTCTACCTGGCCGAGAGCCAGGGCCCGATGCTGGGCCACGCGCTGTCGGCCGTGTTCTTCCTGGTGTCCACGGTCTTCGTCTACCGCTCCTTCTACGGGATGCGGATCGAGTCCAACTAG
- a CDS encoding alpha-ketoacid dehydrogenase subunit beta produces the protein MAETTYLEAIRQGLWEELERDERVFLLGEDIGALGGPFRVTEGMLERFGAGRVIDTPISEQAIIGAAAGAAHMGLRPVCEMQFIDFIACGYDMLTNYVATARYRAGLPTPMVVRGPSGGYVRGGPFHSQNPEAAFLHTPGLKIVCPATVRDAKGLIKAAIRDEDPVLFFEHKYLYRRIKEDLPAGEEILTPIGRARVARAGADLTIVTWSAMVWKALEAAERLAAVDGLSVEVLDLRTLLPLDDEAIVASVRKTSRVLVAHEDTRTGGVAGEIIARINELAFEWLDAPVRRVAAHDVPLPYAPTLEDTVLPQTEDLITASRWLASY, from the coding sequence GTGGCTGAGACCACCTATCTCGAGGCCATCCGCCAGGGGCTCTGGGAGGAGCTCGAGCGCGACGAGCGGGTGTTCCTGCTGGGCGAGGACATCGGCGCGCTGGGCGGGCCGTTCCGGGTGACCGAGGGGATGCTCGAGCGGTTCGGGGCCGGCCGGGTGATCGACACCCCCATCAGCGAGCAGGCCATCATCGGCGCGGCCGCCGGCGCGGCGCACATGGGCCTCCGCCCGGTGTGCGAGATGCAGTTCATCGACTTCATCGCCTGCGGCTACGACATGCTCACCAACTACGTGGCCACCGCCCGGTATCGTGCGGGGCTCCCGACCCCGATGGTGGTCCGGGGCCCGAGCGGGGGCTACGTCCGGGGCGGGCCGTTCCACAGCCAGAACCCGGAGGCGGCGTTTCTCCACACCCCCGGGCTGAAAATCGTCTGCCCGGCCACGGTCCGGGACGCCAAGGGACTGATCAAGGCCGCCATCCGGGACGAGGACCCGGTACTCTTCTTCGAGCACAAGTATCTTTACCGGCGGATCAAGGAGGACCTCCCGGCCGGGGAGGAGATCCTCACCCCGATCGGCCGGGCGCGGGTGGCCCGGGCCGGGGCTGACCTGACGATCGTGACCTGGTCGGCGATGGTCTGGAAGGCGCTGGAGGCCGCCGAACGACTGGCGGCCGTGGATGGGCTGTCGGTGGAGGTGCTGGACCTCCGGACGCTGCTGCCGCTGGACGACGAGGCGATCGTGGCCTCGGTCCGGAAGACGAGCCGGGTGCTGGTGGCCCACGAGGACACCCGCACCGGTGGTGTGGCGGGCGAGATCATCGCCCGGATCAACGAACTGGCGTTCGAATGGCTGGACGCCCCGGTGCGCCGGGTGGCGGCCCACGACGTGCCGCTGCCCTACGCCCCGACGCTTGAAGACACGGTGCTGCCCCAGACCGAGGACCTGATCACCGCCAGCCGTTGGCTGGCGAGTTACTAA
- a CDS encoding glycoside hydrolase family 3 C-terminal domain-containing protein, protein MRLPRPLLLVAAIPVALPAQGTRLPYQDPARPIEARVADLLPRLTPTEKFWQLYLHPGDSTSGRDAGPGRYGIQVQAAGGTIDALRQVNRVQADALAGSRLGIPLIPVAEALHGVVGEGATAFPQAIALAATWDTALMREVATAIATEARARGIRQVLSPVLNLATDARWGRVEETYGEDPWLAGLMGQAFIQPFERRGIVSTPKHFVANVGDGGRDSYPIEWSARRLRERDLPPFRRALREGGARGLMAAYNSVDGRPASASPWLLRDVLRREWGFGGVVMSDAGGVGGANVLHGTATDYADATAQAMAAGLEVIFQGDAASAPLFQAAFDRGLIAPAVVDSAVARVLRLKFALGLFEAPYTSDTVARALAADTLAHALARRAAIQSAVLLRNERRTLPLDPRRIRRLALIGVDADEARLGGYSGSGRRLVSARAALEARLGAARVRYHPGPGRSVQRYVTVPGTALSAAGGVRGLVARYYAGPDFGRLAEERLDSRIDFHWTFLPPAATLDPSWFSARWHGVITSPVSGPARIGLVGTDGYRLWLNDSLVIDAWSEQGASERLVPVRLVAGRGIGLRLEARQPAGNGRLRMVWDVGVVDEGERRMADAMAAARAADVAVVMAGLEEGEFRDRASLALPGRQEELIRRVAATGTPVVVVLVGGGAVTMRPWLDRVAAVLDLWYPGEAGGEALAALLFGAASPGGRLPITFPVAEGQLPLVYNHLPSGRGDDYDDLTGLPQFPFGFGLGYTTFAYDSLRILPDTVATGSGLQVRCTITNTGTRAGDEVAQLYLRDPVASVSRPVMQLAGFQRVHLAPGESREVWFRVEPDQLAVLDAALHPVVEPGRLEVLVGASSRDLRLRGVATLR, encoded by the coding sequence ATGCGACTACCCAGGCCGCTCCTCCTCGTTGCCGCCATCCCCGTCGCGCTCCCGGCGCAGGGGACGCGTTTGCCGTACCAGGATCCCGCCCGCCCCATCGAGGCGCGGGTGGCCGACCTGCTGCCCCGGCTGACGCCGACGGAGAAGTTCTGGCAGCTCTACCTCCACCCTGGCGACAGCACCAGCGGCCGGGACGCCGGGCCCGGACGGTACGGCATCCAGGTGCAGGCGGCCGGGGGCACCATCGATGCCCTCCGCCAGGTGAACCGGGTCCAGGCGGACGCCCTGGCCGGCTCCCGCCTGGGCATTCCGCTCATCCCGGTGGCGGAGGCGCTGCACGGCGTGGTGGGGGAGGGGGCCACTGCCTTTCCCCAGGCCATCGCGCTCGCCGCGACGTGGGACACGGCGCTGATGCGGGAGGTAGCCACGGCGATCGCCACCGAGGCCCGCGCCCGGGGCATCCGCCAGGTGCTCTCCCCGGTGCTCAACCTGGCCACCGACGCCCGCTGGGGCCGGGTGGAGGAGACCTATGGCGAGGACCCCTGGCTCGCCGGGCTGATGGGGCAGGCGTTCATCCAGCCCTTCGAGCGGCGGGGCATCGTTTCCACGCCGAAGCACTTCGTGGCGAATGTGGGCGACGGGGGCCGCGACAGCTATCCGATCGAATGGAGCGCGCGCCGGCTCCGGGAACGGGATCTCCCCCCGTTCCGCCGCGCCCTCCGGGAAGGCGGCGCGCGAGGCCTGATGGCGGCGTACAACTCGGTGGATGGCCGCCCGGCGTCGGCGAGTCCATGGCTGCTCCGGGACGTCCTGCGGCGGGAGTGGGGCTTTGGCGGGGTGGTCATGTCCGACGCCGGCGGGGTCGGTGGCGCCAACGTGCTGCATGGCACCGCCACGGACTACGCCGACGCCACCGCGCAGGCCATGGCCGCCGGGCTCGAGGTGATCTTCCAGGGCGATGCCGCCAGCGCCCCCCTCTTCCAGGCGGCGTTCGACCGTGGCCTGATCGCGCCGGCGGTGGTCGACAGCGCGGTGGCGCGCGTGCTGCGCCTCAAGTTTGCGCTCGGGCTCTTCGAGGCGCCGTACACCAGCGACACCGTGGCGCGCGCCCTCGCCGCAGACACGCTGGCCCACGCCCTGGCCCGACGTGCCGCCATCCAATCGGCCGTCCTGCTTCGCAACGAGCGCCGGACCTTGCCGCTCGACCCGCGCCGGATCCGCCGCCTGGCCCTCATCGGCGTCGATGCCGACGAGGCGAGGCTGGGCGGCTACTCCGGGTCGGGTCGGCGCCTGGTCAGTGCGCGCGCCGCCCTCGAGGCCCGCCTCGGCGCGGCGCGGGTGCGGTACCACCCCGGGCCGGGCCGGTCGGTGCAGCGCTACGTGACCGTCCCGGGCACGGCCCTCAGCGCTGCCGGGGGCGTGCGCGGCCTGGTGGCACGCTACTACGCCGGGCCGGACTTCGGGCGCCTGGCCGAGGAGCGCCTCGATTCCCGGATCGACTTCCACTGGACCTTCCTGCCGCCGGCCGCCACGCTGGATCCGTCCTGGTTCAGCGCCCGCTGGCATGGCGTGATCACCTCGCCAGTCTCCGGGCCGGCCCGCATCGGCCTGGTGGGCACCGATGGGTACCGCCTCTGGCTCAACGACTCCCTGGTGATCGACGCCTGGAGTGAGCAGGGAGCGAGCGAGCGACTGGTGCCGGTGCGGCTCGTGGCGGGGCGGGGCATCGGCCTCCGGCTGGAGGCCCGCCAGCCGGCGGGCAACGGACGGCTCCGCATGGTCTGGGACGTCGGGGTGGTGGACGAGGGCGAGCGGCGGATGGCCGACGCGATGGCGGCGGCCCGAGCCGCGGACGTCGCGGTGGTGATGGCCGGGCTGGAGGAGGGTGAGTTCCGCGACCGGGCCTCGCTCGCGCTGCCGGGGCGCCAGGAGGAGCTGATCCGGCGGGTGGCCGCGACCGGCACCCCGGTGGTGGTGGTCCTCGTGGGCGGGGGAGCGGTCACCATGCGCCCCTGGCTGGACCGGGTCGCCGCCGTGCTCGACCTCTGGTACCCCGGCGAGGCCGGCGGCGAGGCACTGGCCGCGCTGCTCTTCGGAGCGGCGTCGCCAGGCGGTCGGCTGCCGATCACCTTCCCGGTGGCGGAGGGGCAGTTGCCACTGGTCTACAACCACCTGCCCAGCGGCCGCGGCGACGACTACGACGACCTCACCGGCCTGCCCCAGTTCCCCTTCGGCTTCGGGCTCGGGTACACCACGTTCGCCTACGACAGCCTGCGCATCCTTCCGGATACGGTCGCGACGGGCAGCGGGCTGCAGGTGCGGTGTACCATCACCAATACCGGCACCCGCGCGGGCGACGAAGTGGCCCAGCTCTACCTCCGCGACCCCGTGGCCAGCGTGTCGCGCCCCGTGATGCAACTGGCGGGCTTCCAGCGGGTGCACCTGGCGCCGGGTGAGTCGCGGGAGGTCTGGTTCCGGGTGGAGCCTGACCAGCTGGCGGTGCTCGATGCGGCGCTCCATCCCGTGGTTGAACCGGGGCGGCTCGAGGTCCTCGTCGGCGCCTCCTCGCGCGACCTCCGCCTGCGGGGCGTGGCCACGCTCCGCTGA
- a CDS encoding amidohydrolase: protein MTRRSLAAALLLLPAALAAQSDADVARATERLAPRMIEIRHDLHQHPELSNRETRTAGLVADELRRLGFEVRTGVGRTGVVGILRGGKPGPVVAIRADMDALPVTEQGDLPFKSIVTAEYLGRQTGVFHACGHDTHVAAQLGVANILAGMKSQLTGTVVFIFQPAEEGPPPGEAGGASLMIAEGALRDPRPDLIVAFHANGVPPDAEGEDELLGRVAYTPGPTYAAATRWSAKVLGRQAHGSTPHLSIDAAVTASQVVLALQTIRSRTLSPFSDNVVTVGVMRGGDRNNIIPGEMLLEGTIRTFNDADLDTIERRMREIFDGITRSAGATFTLEFDRSHPMTVNDTTLSRRFGPVLARVAGASNVRVAPPVTGAEDFSYFAREVPGFYVRIGAVPAGKVSGGHHTPTFYADDQTVPHAMRIMTALVLEALRPAAR from the coding sequence ATGACCCGACGCTCCCTTGCCGCCGCGCTCCTGCTGCTGCCGGCCGCCCTCGCCGCCCAGTCCGACGCCGACGTCGCGCGGGCCACGGAACGCCTCGCCCCCCGCATGATCGAGATCCGGCACGACCTGCACCAGCACCCGGAACTCAGCAATCGCGAGACCCGCACCGCCGGCCTGGTGGCGGACGAGCTCCGCCGGCTCGGGTTCGAGGTGCGGACCGGCGTGGGCCGGACCGGCGTGGTGGGGATCCTCCGGGGCGGGAAGCCGGGCCCGGTCGTCGCGATCCGCGCCGACATGGATGCCCTGCCCGTGACGGAGCAGGGTGACCTCCCCTTCAAGTCGATCGTCACGGCCGAGTATCTCGGCCGCCAGACCGGGGTCTTCCACGCCTGCGGCCACGACACCCACGTGGCGGCGCAGCTGGGCGTGGCCAACATCCTGGCCGGGATGAAGTCCCAGCTCACCGGGACGGTGGTGTTCATCTTCCAGCCGGCCGAGGAGGGGCCACCCCCGGGTGAGGCAGGCGGCGCGTCGCTCATGATCGCGGAGGGCGCGCTGCGCGACCCCCGCCCGGACCTGATCGTCGCGTTCCACGCCAATGGCGTTCCTCCCGACGCCGAAGGAGAGGACGAGCTCCTGGGCCGGGTGGCCTATACGCCGGGCCCCACCTACGCCGCGGCCACGCGCTGGTCGGCGAAGGTGCTTGGCCGCCAGGCGCACGGCTCCACGCCGCACCTGAGTATCGACGCCGCGGTCACCGCCTCGCAGGTCGTCCTGGCGCTGCAGACCATCCGGTCGCGGACGCTGTCGCCGTTCTCCGACAACGTCGTGACGGTCGGCGTGATGCGGGGCGGGGACCGGAACAACATCATCCCGGGCGAGATGCTGCTCGAGGGGACGATCCGCACCTTCAATGACGCGGACCTGGACACCATCGAGCGCCGCATGCGCGAGATCTTCGACGGCATCACCCGCTCGGCCGGGGCCACCTTCACCCTCGAGTTCGACCGTTCGCATCCGATGACGGTCAACGACACCACCCTGAGCCGGCGCTTCGGCCCCGTGCTGGCCCGGGTGGCCGGCGCCTCCAACGTGCGGGTCGCGCCGCCGGTCACCGGTGCGGAAGACTTTTCCTACTTTGCGCGCGAGGTGCCCGGCTTCTACGTGCGGATCGGCGCCGTGCCGGCGGGGAAGGTCTCCGGCGGACACCACACCCCGACGTTCTACGCCGATGACCAGACCGTGCCGCACGCCATGCGCATCATGACCGCGCTGGTGCTCGAGGCGCTGAGGCCCGCGGCACGCTGA
- a CDS encoding thiamine pyrophosphate-dependent dehydrogenase E1 component subunit alpha — translation MTAAPRATPPPAGLTGPQLLDLYYWMRLTRSLEERLVGLHRQGKVVGGLFRSLGQEADAVGSAYALEPGDILSPLIRNLGSMLVKGATPLEVFRQYMAKAESPTAGRELNIHFNDLARGFLGQVSPLGAMVPVMAGIALSFRMTGQRRVGLVYVGDGAMSTGAFHEGINFAAVQRLPLVVVCENNGYAYSTPARLQTAAARLVDKAPGYGIAAERADGNDVVATWEATKAAVDRARAGDGVTLVELVTYRRKGHAEHDDQRYVPAGEIEAWERNDPIDRHLARLRAEGWATEPELAATDARVARELDEALARCLEEPFPDPGTALTGVYADPAAAPLEWYRRIAEPPRG, via the coding sequence ATGACCGCCGCCCCTCGCGCCACCCCGCCCCCCGCCGGGCTCACCGGCCCCCAGCTGCTCGACCTCTACTATTGGATGCGCCTGACCCGCTCGCTGGAAGAGCGCCTGGTCGGGCTGCACCGGCAGGGGAAGGTCGTGGGGGGGCTGTTCCGCTCCCTGGGGCAGGAGGCGGACGCGGTGGGCAGCGCCTACGCGCTCGAGCCCGGCGATATCCTCTCGCCCCTGATCCGGAACCTCGGGTCCATGCTGGTCAAGGGGGCGACCCCGCTCGAGGTGTTCCGGCAGTACATGGCCAAGGCGGAGAGCCCCACCGCCGGCCGCGAGCTCAATATCCACTTCAATGACCTCGCGCGCGGCTTCCTGGGACAGGTCTCGCCCCTCGGCGCCATGGTGCCGGTGATGGCCGGGATCGCGCTCTCCTTCCGGATGACGGGGCAGCGGCGGGTGGGACTGGTCTACGTGGGCGATGGCGCCATGAGCACCGGCGCCTTCCACGAGGGGATCAACTTCGCCGCCGTGCAGCGGCTGCCGCTGGTGGTGGTGTGCGAGAACAACGGCTACGCCTACAGCACCCCGGCGCGGCTGCAGACCGCGGCCGCGCGCCTGGTGGACAAGGCGCCCGGCTACGGGATCGCCGCGGAGCGCGCCGACGGCAATGACGTGGTGGCCACCTGGGAGGCCACGAAGGCCGCCGTGGACCGCGCCCGCGCGGGGGACGGCGTGACGCTCGTGGAGCTCGTGACCTACCGCCGCAAGGGCCACGCGGAGCACGACGACCAGCGCTACGTCCCCGCGGGCGAGATCGAGGCGTGGGAGCGGAACGACCCGATCGACCGCCACCTGGCGCGGCTCCGGGCGGAGGGCTGGGCCACCGAGCCCGAGCTCGCCGCCACCGACGCCCGGGTGGCGCGGGAACTGGACGAGGCGCTGGCCCGTTGCCTGGAGGAGCCGTTCCCCGACCCCGGCACCGCGCTCACGGGGGTCTACGCCGATCCCGCCGCCGCGCCGCTCGAGTGGTACCGCCGCATCGCCGAGCCGCCGCGTGGCTGA
- a CDS encoding PHP domain-containing protein, which translates to MDGARDGVPPLNDTVPVPCVDLHLHSTASDGAHPPEEVVRRAARAGLAAIALTDHDTLAGVPAALAAGEAAGLRVIPGCEFSVQATWGEMHLLGYFLPVAWAPLEEFLVLARDDRARRGGEMVEKLRALGASIALEDVLAEAAGGAIGRPHVARALVKVGAARTVQDAFDRYVGWGRPGFVEKRLPAFKTVAALVHQAGGVVSAAHLKERGTRNALAVLKAEGLDAVEVRHPTHDADLRSRLAEHARQLGLRVSGGSDWHGDELTQPATAAIGGQQVPLAWLEALEAARPRVAAPTA; encoded by the coding sequence GTGGACGGCGCCCGAGACGGAGTACCGCCGCTGAACGACACCGTCCCGGTACCCTGCGTTGACCTGCACCTGCACTCGACGGCCTCCGACGGAGCCCATCCGCCGGAGGAGGTGGTGCGCCGCGCCGCGCGGGCTGGCCTTGCCGCCATCGCGCTGACCGACCACGACACCCTGGCCGGCGTCCCGGCCGCGCTGGCCGCCGGCGAGGCCGCGGGGCTCCGGGTCATTCCCGGCTGCGAGTTCTCGGTCCAGGCCACGTGGGGCGAGATGCACCTGCTGGGCTATTTCCTGCCGGTGGCCTGGGCGCCGCTGGAGGAGTTCCTGGTGCTGGCCCGGGATGATCGGGCGCGCCGCGGCGGGGAGATGGTGGAGAAGCTTCGCGCCCTGGGCGCCAGCATCGCCCTCGAGGACGTGCTGGCCGAGGCGGCCGGCGGCGCGATCGGCCGGCCGCACGTGGCACGCGCGCTGGTCAAGGTGGGGGCCGCGCGCACGGTGCAGGATGCGTTCGATCGCTATGTGGGCTGGGGGCGGCCGGGCTTCGTGGAGAAGCGGCTGCCGGCGTTCAAGACGGTCGCCGCCCTGGTCCACCAGGCCGGCGGGGTGGTCTCCGCGGCCCACCTCAAGGAACGGGGAACCCGCAACGCCCTCGCGGTCTTGAAGGCCGAAGGGCTCGACGCGGTGGAGGTGCGGCACCCCACCCACGACGCCGACCTGCGCTCCCGCCTCGCGGAACACGCCCGCCAGCTGGGGCTGCGGGTCAGTGGCGGGTCCGACTGGCACGGCGACGAGCTGACCCAGCCGGCCACCGCCGCGATCGGCGGGCAGCAGGTGCCGCTGGCGTGGCTGGAGGCCCTCGAGGCCGCCCGGCCGCGCGTCGCGGCGCCGACGGCCTGA
- a CDS encoding 2-oxo acid dehydrogenase subunit E2, with the protein MARIDVIMPQMGESIAEGTLSKWIKQVGDAVKRDEPMFEISTDKVDAEIPAPSAGILAEILVQQGQTVAVNTVVARLETDASAAVSAPAPASASAPAPASPPVAATAPTAAPTRAAEAPGRRAAEPAAESAEDRLRRRSTPLVRKMAAEHGIDIGTVAGSGHAGRVTKSDIIGYIEAPAAAPVAAPTAPAAPARPAAAPAPAHAAPGAEAWEGDRVEPWSRIRKLTADHMIMSRRVSAHVQTLFEVDYTRVSQVRARRKKDFAERGVNLTYLAFIAKAIADNLRRHPGLNAAVASDATIFRRDINLGVAVALDWGLIVPVIKHADELSLLGIARAINDLGERARTKKLSPDDVQRGTFTITNPGTFGSYAGLPIINQPQVAILGVGTIEKRASVVTLPDGTDAIAPRLKGMLTMSFDHRVVDGADADRFLADVKKMLEQFPDDAG; encoded by the coding sequence ATGGCCCGCATTGACGTCATCATGCCGCAGATGGGTGAGTCCATTGCCGAGGGGACCCTCTCGAAGTGGATCAAGCAGGTGGGCGACGCGGTCAAGCGCGACGAACCCATGTTCGAGATCTCCACCGACAAGGTCGATGCCGAGATCCCGGCGCCCAGCGCGGGCATCCTGGCGGAGATCCTGGTGCAGCAGGGCCAGACGGTGGCGGTGAACACGGTCGTTGCGCGGCTGGAGACTGATGCCAGCGCCGCCGTGTCCGCTCCGGCGCCTGCCTCGGCCTCGGCCCCGGCACCGGCAAGCCCGCCGGTGGCCGCGACGGCACCCACCGCCGCGCCGACCCGGGCCGCCGAAGCGCCGGGCCGCCGGGCCGCGGAGCCGGCGGCGGAGTCGGCGGAAGACCGGCTCCGTCGGCGCTCCACGCCGCTGGTCCGGAAGATGGCGGCCGAGCATGGGATCGACATCGGCACGGTGGCCGGGAGCGGGCACGCGGGCCGGGTGACCAAGAGCGACATCATCGGCTACATCGAGGCGCCCGCGGCGGCACCCGTGGCCGCACCGACGGCGCCGGCCGCACCCGCGCGGCCGGCGGCGGCCCCCGCGCCGGCGCACGCGGCCCCCGGCGCCGAGGCATGGGAGGGCGACCGGGTGGAGCCGTGGTCGCGCATCCGGAAGCTCACCGCCGACCACATGATCATGTCGCGCCGGGTCTCGGCGCACGTGCAGACGCTGTTCGAGGTCGACTACACCCGCGTCTCGCAGGTCCGCGCGCGCCGCAAGAAGGACTTCGCCGAGCGGGGCGTGAACCTGACCTACCTGGCCTTCATCGCGAAGGCCATCGCCGACAACCTGCGCCGGCATCCGGGACTCAACGCGGCGGTCGCGAGCGACGCCACGATCTTCCGCCGGGACATCAACCTCGGCGTCGCCGTGGCGCTGGACTGGGGCCTCATCGTCCCCGTCATCAAGCACGCCGACGAGCTCTCGCTGCTGGGCATCGCCCGCGCCATCAACGACTTGGGCGAGCGCGCACGGACCAAGAAGCTGAGCCCCGACGACGTCCAGCGCGGCACCTTCACGATCACCAATCCGGGGACCTTCGGCAGCTACGCCGGGCTTCCGATCATCAACCAGCCCCAGGTGGCCATCCTCGGCGTCGGCACCATCGAGAAGCGGGCCTCGGTCGTGACCCTGCCCGACGGCACCGATGCCATCGCGCCGCGGCTCAAGGGCATGCTGACCATGTCGTTCGACCACCGCGTGGTGGATGGCGCCGACGCCGACCGCTTCCTGGCCGACGTCAAGAAGATGCTGGAGCAGTTCCCGGACGACGCCGGCTGA